A region from the Vicia villosa cultivar HV-30 ecotype Madison, WI linkage group LG3, Vvil1.0, whole genome shotgun sequence genome encodes:
- the LOC131662416 gene encoding uncharacterized protein LOC131662416 produces the protein MVQVAKRKKGRPSKADLARRAAEAQASATESDSRRSLRRKNVRYNIIDYDGDYIDDEEDERRREKKKLKLMTKLHQGEQEQELEDHAPMEDEEECNEIEGEVENEEEEEKEKHEEDAVIKGTKVDSKGLHSISVSGTPVNYTHGIPLPDRKILELILDKLQKKDIYGVFAEPVDPEELPDYHDVIEHPMDFATARKKLATGSYPTLEQFESDIFLICSNAMQYNAPETVYHRQARTIQELGRKKFEKLRIKFERTQVEPKSEQKTQSNSSVKKSLKKPPGWASQESVGFDSSYGDVQPASYPMQGGSSCERPGTIDGILEANAFFIDANQDKAEDVLSGKNILSKMGRKSFVLDENRRGSYNISNQLINRPDSTYMTFESGMRQLVTVGVHAEYSYTRSLARFSASLGPVVWKIASHRIQQALPADCKFGRGWVGEYEPIPTPIFMLTNHLQKETSLITKSHGDKNCKDVEPKTEHPVNGWMVEGKHFSGPASGPAFEGNPSIGSAGVKPNASPPNIPNQQNSHCRNLGVPENKSLKKGEPESLPSSNQNNSSLVAKFGSNTPTTESKTKEMAPRNLNTLPSKTFKPDTNEVVSGELPDGKVMNTSLNDRSTIPSSDSTSNQTIRGAPFLFRGQEQGLSDSVKSMRMLTEEAQKPQTSHHSPVDTLPQIPSGPSAQRDASGNASAAAAQTWMSAGAGQFKLGPESSGSSKKQISADSLHNSTREFHQHISRIQGEFPSGGTSLQSNKNNFLFHSPRPQSSHVGAVSQVPNRPMIFPQSTSADQSRFQMQASWQGSSPQSQPRQKQETLPPDLNIDCQSPGSPAKQSSGVVDSQQPDLALQL, from the exons ATGGTTCAGGTCGCCAAACGGAAGAAAGGAAGGCCGTCGAAGGCGGATCTAGCTCGCCGCGCCGCCGAAGCTCAAGCCTCCGCAACGGAATCCGATTCCCGCCGTAGTCTCCGCCGCAAGAACGTGAGGTACAACATAATCGACTACGACGGCGATTACATCGACGACGAGGAAGATGAGAGgagaagagagaagaagaagCTCAAATTGATGACGAAGCTGCACCAAGGGGAACAAGAGCAAGAATTGGAAGATCACGCACcaatggaagatgaagaagagtgCAATGAAATTGAAGGAGAAGTTGagaatgaagaagaagaggaaaaagaaaagCATGAAGAAGACGCTGTG ATAAAGGGAACAAAAGTGGATTCAAAAGGGCTCCACTCAATTTCTGTTTCAG GAACTCCGGTGAATTATACACATGGGATTCCATTGCCCGATAGGAAGATATTGGAATTGATACTCGACAAGCTTCAGAA GAAGGACATATATGGCGTGTTTGCAGAGCCTGTTGATCCGGAAGAG CTTCCTGATTATCACGATGTGATTGAGCATCCCATGGATTTCGCCACCGCGAGGAAGAAGTTGGCGACTGGATCTTATCCTACCTTAGAACAATTTGAG agtgatatatttttaatttgctCAAACGCAATGCAATATAATGCACCGGAGACCGTATACCACAGACAG GCACGAACAATACAAGAACTTGGCCGGAAGAAGTTtgaaaagttaaggattaaattCGAACGTACACAGGTTGAGCCAAAATCAGAACAGAAAACCCAGTCTAATTCTTCGGTTAAGAAGTCATTGAAAAAGCCACCAGGTTGGGCCTCACAAGAATCTGTTggctttgattcatcctatggagatgtACAACCAGCTTCCTATCCAATGCAAGGTGGTAGTAGCTGTGAGAGGCCTGGCACCATTGATGGTATTCTGGAGGCAAATGCTTTCTTTATTGATGCAAATCAAGATAAAGCTGAAGATGTTTTGTCAG GGAAGAATATTCTCTCTAAGATGGGAAGGAAGTCATTTGTGCTTGACGAGAATCGTCGTGGATCTTATAATATATCTAATCAACTAATCAATAGACCAGATTCAACGTATATGACCTTTGAGAGTGGAATGAGACAGCTGGTCACT GTTGGCGTCCATGCTGAATATTCTTATACTAGGAGTTTGGCTCGTTTTAGTGCATCTCTAGGACCTGTTGTTTGGAAAATTGCTTCCCACAGGATTCAACAGGCACTTCCCGCCGACTGTAAATTTGGCCGTGGCTGGGTTGGAGAGTATGAACCGATTCCAACCCCAATATTTATGCTCACTAATCATCTACAGAAGGAAACTAGTTTGATTACAAAGTCGCACGGTGATAAAAATTGTAAGGACGTGGAGCCCAAAACTGAACATCCTGTTAATGGATGGATGGTTGAGGGAAAGCATTTTTCAGGTCCTGCAAGTGGGCCTGCATTTGAAGGAAATCCTTCTATTGGTTCTGCTGGAGTGAAGCCCAATGCTTCTCCTCCTAACATCCCAAATCAGCAGAATTCCCATTGTAGGAATTTAGGCGTACCCGAGAATAAGAGTTTGAAGAAAGGGGAGCCGGAATCTTTACCCTCAAGTAATCAAAATAATTCCAGTCTAGTTGCTAAGTTTGGAAGTAATACTCCTACAACAGAGTCTAAGACCAAAGAGATGGCGCCTAGGAACTTGAATACTTTGCCATCTAAAACTTTCAAGCCAGATACTAATGAAGTTGTCAGTGGAGAATTGCCTGATGGAAAAGTGATGAATACAAGCTTGAATGATCGATCAACTATTCCATCATCAGATAGTACCTCAAACCAAACAATCAGAGGAGCTCCTTTTCTTTTCCGTGGGCAGGAGCAGGGTCTCAGTGACTCAGTTAAGTCAATGAGAATGTTGACAGAAGAGGCTCAAAAGCCACAGACTTCTCATCATTCACCAGTTGATACTCTTCCGCAAATACCATCAGGTCCATCTGCACAAAGAGATGCCTCAGGCAATGCTTCAGCAGCAGCTGCTCAAACATGGATGTCTGCAGGGGCAGGACAGTTTAAACTAGGACCCGAGAGTTCTGGTTCATCCAAAAAGCAGATTTCTGCAGATTCTCTTCACAACTCTACAAGAGAGTTCCATCAGCATATTTCACGAATTCAGGGAGAGTTTCCTTCTGGTGGAACGTCTCTCCAGTCTAATAAGAACAATTTTCTATTTCATTCACCTAGACCTCAATCTAGTCACGTAGGTGCCGTTTCACAGGTCCCTAACCGACCTATGATTTTCCCTCAATCAACATCCGCGGACCAATCTAGATTTCAAATGCAGGCATCTTGGCAAGGTTCCAGTCCTCAAAGCCAACCAAGGCAGAAACAGGAAACTCTTCCGCCtgacttgaatattgattgtcAATCTCCAGGCTCACCTGCAAAACAATCTTCTGGTGTTGTTGATTCACAGCAACCAGACCTAGCTTTGCAACTATGA